One Candidatus Nitrotoga arctica genomic window, GCGACTTAAATCATCTTTACCGTGACTTACCGGCTTTATATGAACAAGACTTTGAACAAAGTGGTTTTTCCTGGATTAATTGTCAGGACACCGAACGTTCGCTGCTTTCTTTCTTGCGCCATGGGCGAAATGGCGAAACAGTTGTAGTTGCCTTTAATTTCACTCCAGTCCCACGTCACCGCTACCGCATCGGAGTGCCATTCAATTGTACTTATCGCGAAATTTTTAACAGTGATTCACACTATTATGGCGGCGGCAATCTCGGAAATTCTAGTGAGATACATGCCGAACCTCTATCCTGGATGGGACAACCCTATTCCGTCGAAATAGAATTGCCGCCGCTCGCAGGTATTATGCTAACGCCGGTACGAGTATGAAACTAACGTTTATATTCTATTGTCATGTTATTGATCTTTATAATTTATACCCAATAACATCATTCTCGTCTTGGCGAGAATGATGCAGGAAAATATCCTGCATATTGCAAATATTCTGAATGACAAACCTCTGTCTGTAATAGTGAAATCGTTAATAATATAACTGTTCAATCAATAAATACTTAAGACAACTATGTCGACTTTAGTCCATTCGCCAGCTTGGCAAGCTTTAACAGCTCATCAAATAAAAATCAGTCAGCAGACCATGCGCGAAATGTTTTGCGATGACCCGCAGCGTTTCGACAAATTCTCATTGCAATGGGATGGTCTGCTGCTGGATTACTCGAAGAATCTCATTACCGCAGAAACACTCACACTATTATTGAACCTTGCACGCCAGTCAAAACTGGATGACTGGATTGTTCGCATGTTCAATGGCGACAAAATCAATACTAGCGAACAGCGTGCGGCGTTGCACACTGCATTGCGCGCTCCCCGAGGCACTTCGGTGTATGTAGACGGCAAAGATGTTGTGCCGGACGTACATCGCGTGTTGGATCATATCCGCCACTTCTCCGAAGCAGTGCGTAATGGTACCTTCTGTGGGCATACCGGGAAACCATTTAGGGACGTGGTAAATATCGGCATCGGCGGTTCCGCTTTAGGGCCGCTTATGGTCAGCGAGGCGCTCAAATCTTATGGCAGCGCGCAATTGAACGTACATTTCGTTTCTAATGTGGATGCGACAGACTTGGTAGAAACATTGAAACGTCTCGATCCAGAAACCACTCTTTTTATAATTAGTTCAAAAACATTTACCACACTGGAAACACTTACCAATGCCCATTCCGCGCGCGATTGGGTAGTTAAGCATTTGGGCGCTGACGAAGTTATCGGCAAACATTTCGTTGCGGTCTCGACTAACCTCACTGAAACATCCAAATTTGGCATTAACCCAGAGAATGTGTTTGAATTTTGGGATTGGGTTGGCGGCCGTTACTCATTATGGTCGGCTATAGGTTTGCCCATTGCGCTTTATATTGGAATAAACAATTTTGAACGCCTGCTTGCCGGTGCTCATGCCATGGACACCCACTTTCGTGAAGCGCCCCTGGAGCGCAACATGCCAGTAATACTTGGAATACTTGGCATCTGGTACGCCAATTTTTTTGGTGCCGCTTCGCATGTCATCCTTCCCTACGATCAATATTTGCAACACTTTCCCGCTTATCTGCAACAGCTGGAGATGGAAAGCAATGGTAAACGCATAGACCGCAATGGGCAGGTAGTGGACTATGCCACCGGTATGGTAATTTGGGGCGAACCTGGCACCAACGGCCAACACTCCTTCTATCAACTCCTACACCAAGGTACGCGCATGGTGCCTGCAGATTTTCTCGCGCCGATTATCAGCCACAATCCCATCGGCGAACACCATTCCATATTGCTGGCGAATTGCTTTGCACAGACTGAGGCATTAATGCTAGGTAAAACTACTGGGGAGGCACGTGCTGAACTCGAGACGCAAGGCCTAAGTGGTGCAGCGCTAGAAACATTGTTGCCGTACAAAGTATTTCCGGGCAACCGCCCAACTAATACTTTGCTATTTGATCAGCTGGATCCATACACTATGGGAATGCTGGTTGCTCTTTACGAACATAAAGTATTTGTACAAAGCGTGATCTGGAACATCAACCCTTTTGACCAGTGGGGTGTTGAATTCGGCAAACAACTCGCTGGTAAATTGCTGCCTGAACTTCAAAGGAAAGAGCGCGTTTTTGTGCATGACTCTTCAACAAACGGCTTGATCAATTACTTTCTCGCACGACGGGTTTAGATATTTAGATTTGCAAAGTTTTTCAATTAGTTAAAAGTCATGCTGAAAAAAATAAAAGTTAATGACGTCCGCTTAGGCATGTATCTCCAAGAGGTCTGTGGCAGTTGGATGGATCATCCTTTTTGGAAACGTTCGTTCAAACTGTCTGAGTATAAAGAACTCAATACCCTCAAAAATTGTGGGGTGGACGAAATATGGATAGACACCAGCAAAGGTTTGGATGTCGATGCCGGTATGGCAGCACTTTCACAAGAAGAAGCGGAGCTCAAGGTCGAAAGTGAACTGAAGAAAATCGAGCAAGCCTCACAAAAAACTGAAGCACCTGTGTCTTTGCAGATCGAGTTAATTGCAGCAAAAAAAATACATACCAAAACTAAGGAGGCTGTTGTCTCCATGTTCAGCGATGTGCGCATGGGTAATGCACTCAAACTTGATGATGCGCTATCGCTGGTAGACGAAATAAACCAATCCATAGCACGCAACTCCTCTGCATTGGTTAGTTTAACTCGGCTAAAAAATGTAGACGACTATACCTATTTACATTCGGTCGCTGTCTGTGTCTTGATGATGGCACTGGGGCGACAGCTGGGGTTGGAAGACAAGGTGCTAAAACAAGTTGGCCTTGCCGGGTTAATGCATGATCTCGGCAAGGTTTTTATCCCCAAGGAAGTACTCAACAAACCAGGAAAATTGACGGAGGAAGAGTTCAATATAGTTAAAATGCATCCTCTAAAAGGTTGGGAATTTCTAAAAAATTCTAATGAGGTAAACGATTTGACGCTGGATGTCTGCCGACACCATCACGAGCGCGTAGATGGCAAGGGCTATCCAGACAAACTATCCGGTGAGGCGTTAACATTATTTGCACGTATGGGTGCGATATGTGACGTATATGATGCAATCACTTCAAATCGCTGCTATAAAAAAGGATGGGAGCCTGCAGAATCCATCCGCAAGATGGCAGAATGGAAGGATGGACACTTTGACGAGGCCATCTTTCATGCCTTCGTTAAAACGGTCGGCATTTACCCAACCGGCACCTTGCTTAAACTGAAGTCCGGGCGTCTAGGCGTCGTAACTGACCAATCGCAGCACAGTTTGACCAAGCCTTTAGTGAAAGTTTTTTTCTCAACCCGCTCTAACGCGCCCATCTTGCAGGAAACAATTGACCTGTCAAAATCTCCAGACAGCATCGCTAATCTTGAAAATCCACTACAATGGGGATTCGATTTAGACGAAATTATGGGTGTCTAGCACCAAAGATGCAACAATAACTCCTTTCATCCTGAGACTGAACGGATCCGCTTTGCGCCAAGCGAGAAACTTCCGTCCAGTCATCGCGCACATGGCATCTTGCGGCTTCCAGCCCTTTCCGGTAAGACATGAACACTCCGTTCATGCCCCCCCAAACATAGCGAATCATGCTGAACCAACGACGATTGCACATTCAATCTGGGTTGCTTGATTTTATTGCTACGGTTTTTTGGACGAACATAGTTTATTCAAGCAACCTCACCACAGCCAATCACTTTGGCATATAAACCGACATTAATGTCAGTCTTGCCAAAGTTCTAATCTTAATATTCTAGCAGACTACTTTCACTCTTTCTTATGGCACTTTAGTGCGAGAAACGACCATTGGCCACTGGTTAGTGGCGCAGTCTCTGCAAGTGGAGTTTACCGAAGTTGCTTTCGGCAGCGATTAACTGTATGCCCTTGAAATTCATTTTCCCAGAACCGTGTGGAGACTTGGGATTGCAGTTTGTCAGTAGAAAACAATAGAGGGTTACTGCCATTCCAGCTTCAATTGCGCACTATTTCAGTGATGGTTAAGTTAAGTGTTTAAATTTAAAAACCAAAGGTCAAAGTATGGAAATTTCTAGACTTACATTGGCCGTTACTACTGTTTTAGGTGCAGGTGCATCATCTGGCGCTTTTGCTCTGGATCTTTATATGAA contains:
- the pgi gene encoding glucose-6-phosphate isomerase; the protein is MSTLVHSPAWQALTAHQIKISQQTMREMFCDDPQRFDKFSLQWDGLLLDYSKNLITAETLTLLLNLARQSKLDDWIVRMFNGDKINTSEQRAALHTALRAPRGTSVYVDGKDVVPDVHRVLDHIRHFSEAVRNGTFCGHTGKPFRDVVNIGIGGSALGPLMVSEALKSYGSAQLNVHFVSNVDATDLVETLKRLDPETTLFIISSKTFTTLETLTNAHSARDWVVKHLGADEVIGKHFVAVSTNLTETSKFGINPENVFEFWDWVGGRYSLWSAIGLPIALYIGINNFERLLAGAHAMDTHFREAPLERNMPVILGILGIWYANFFGAASHVILPYDQYLQHFPAYLQQLEMESNGKRIDRNGQVVDYATGMVIWGEPGTNGQHSFYQLLHQGTRMVPADFLAPIISHNPIGEHHSILLANCFAQTEALMLGKTTGEARAELETQGLSGAALETLLPYKVFPGNRPTNTLLFDQLDPYTMGMLVALYEHKVFVQSVIWNINPFDQWGVEFGKQLAGKLLPELQRKERVFVHDSSTNGLINYFLARRV
- a CDS encoding HD-GYP domain-containing protein; amino-acid sequence: MLKKIKVNDVRLGMYLQEVCGSWMDHPFWKRSFKLSEYKELNTLKNCGVDEIWIDTSKGLDVDAGMAALSQEEAELKVESELKKIEQASQKTEAPVSLQIELIAAKKIHTKTKEAVVSMFSDVRMGNALKLDDALSLVDEINQSIARNSSALVSLTRLKNVDDYTYLHSVAVCVLMMALGRQLGLEDKVLKQVGLAGLMHDLGKVFIPKEVLNKPGKLTEEEFNIVKMHPLKGWEFLKNSNEVNDLTLDVCRHHHERVDGKGYPDKLSGEALTLFARMGAICDVYDAITSNRCYKKGWEPAESIRKMAEWKDGHFDEAIFHAFVKTVGIYPTGTLLKLKSGRLGVVTDQSQHSLTKPLVKVFFSTRSNAPILQETIDLSKSPDSIANLENPLQWGFDLDEIMGV